The following are encoded together in the Sphingomicrobium clamense genome:
- a CDS encoding glutathione S-transferase family protein has translation MIIIHHLNNSRSQRLLWMLEELQLDYEIKRYEREKDMSAPASLRAVHPLGKSPVLEEDAVTYVESGAIMTHLADKHGRFGPPEDPEGARRWHQYMHYAEGSLMPPLFGKLIVMKLGFLGMPARKPVQSRLDDHFRYLDDELSGRAWFCGDELTAADIMMSFPLEAAQARAGLDERYPNILAWLKRCHDRPAYARALERGGEYAYA, from the coding sequence ATGATTATCATCCACCATCTCAACAACAGCCGTTCGCAGCGCCTGCTCTGGATGCTCGAGGAATTGCAGCTCGACTATGAGATCAAGCGCTACGAGCGCGAAAAGGACATGAGCGCGCCCGCATCGCTGCGCGCCGTCCACCCGCTCGGCAAGTCCCCCGTGCTCGAGGAAGACGCGGTGACCTATGTCGAGAGCGGCGCGATCATGACGCACCTGGCAGACAAGCATGGTCGTTTCGGCCCGCCGGAAGACCCCGAGGGTGCGCGACGCTGGCACCAGTACATGCACTATGCCGAGGGTTCGCTCATGCCGCCCTTGTTCGGCAAACTGATCGTCATGAAGCTCGGCTTTCTGGGCATGCCCGCGCGAAAGCCTGTCCAGTCCCGGCTCGACGATCATTTCCGCTACCTCGACGACGAGCTTTCAGGGCGCGCCTGGTTCTGCGGAGATGAGCTGACCGCAGCCGACATTATGATGAGCTTCCCGCTGGAAGCCGCACAGGCACGCGCCGGGCTCGACGAGCGCTATCCCAACATTCTCGCCTGGCTGAAGCGCTGCCACGACCGCCCCGCCTACGCCCGCGCGCTCGAACGCGGTGGCGAATATGCCTATGCGTAG